The DNA window TTTAAACATGATAGCCATCACAGTACTATTTTATGAGCAAGCTTTACAGAAAGCATTTTGCTCTGGACATCTTTTGTGAATCTGTGGGAAAGATAATGTGGAACTCCTTATGTAAGTTATAGGGCGTAGCTTTTTTCTAGGTGGTATATGCAAAACTTACTTATTGATCACTGCTGCACATTGCAGCGACATGCAGTTTTGCAACTCATGTATATGAAGTTTTGTAAACAATAGATTAGTATGGTAAAATTCATATGAACACTTCCAGCATCAGACATTCTATTGGGGCATTTGTTTCTGTGTGGCAAAGAAGAATGCAGTTGTATTTGTAACAAATGCTCCTTTATTTAGTCAGTTGTTTGGAAGTCTGCTTGTCTGACCTTTGAAGGTCCAGGGACTGGGGTCTTTGGGCAGGCTTGTTTCTGTAAGGATTTGTACAGTACAAAACTCAGGCTGATACAAGTTTGTCCCTTCTTACTGCTGTTGAAGATGTTTTTTATGTGTGCAAAGCATGTAATTTTTGCCAAAGAAGTAATAACTCCTGTCCTGTATCTCTCTACTCTTGTCTGTTAGTCTGGCGTATGTTCCTAGAGTTGTATTACAGACTGGACTGTGAACTCTTTCTCTGTACCAGCAGCAGTACAGCACCTACCACACCTCAGGGAAGCACCAACCACTTCTATTAAATATTTCTCACAACAGGGCAATAAAGTTGGTTTCTTTGTTTATTCTCTTCATCCTGCTGAATATATTGTAATTTCTCCTGTTGTTGCCAGAGTCCCCACCACAAAATGAGAGAAATACACCCAGCCCCATTGATCCTGACTGCGTAGAAGTTGAGGTGAATTTTAACCCTGACCCTGCTGATTTAGTGCTGTCCAGTGTGCCTGGTGGTGAGCTCTTCAATCCTCGCAAACACAAGTTTACTGAAGAGGACCTGAAACCACAGCCCATGATTAAAAAAGCCAAGAAGGTTTTTGTCCCAGATGAGCAAAAGGTAACAGATCTGTTGCTGCAGACTCTTCTAGGCCTTGATAAAAGTTTGACTCTTTGTCCAAACACTTTGACATACAGAGTTAATGCAGTTTACCTACACGATTGGGCAGAAGCTCTGCCAAGAATAGAATTGGCAAGCCAACTGCTGTGCTTGCTGTTTTGCAGGTTTTGGTATCATGAGCTAATTACTGGCAAGGAGCAACTGATCATGCTATACACTGAAATTAGAAGAACTATCAAGTCAAATCCTCATCACCTGCACTTTTGAAGGCCATTGTCTGTATTTGCCCAGTATTGTGTCCAGATTGGATTTAAGCAAGCCAGACAACAGGTGGTTTTATGTAAAAGTTCACTCCTAACTGAAAACTAAGTAAAGGAAGCGTTTCAGTTGGACAGCTTCTTAATACCAAGTCTCTAAATCTCCTTAGTTCTAGCAATGCATTTGGTTTATCCTAAAAGAAGATTTATGTAAAGATGAAATCTTACAGTACTGCATGGTCTCCATTTTGATGTCAGAGCCCTGCAAACCTATGGAGGAGATTCCTCAATGTAGCAGTCAGTGTGAATATCATGATACAATAAAGAGGTGTCTCTGAAACAGTTGTCAATTTGGCATGTTTTTTTTACTGCAGGATGAAAAATACTGGACGAGGCGAAAGAAGAACAATGTGGCAGCTAAGCGTTCCCGGGATGCTCGGCGATTAAAGGAGAATCAGATCACAATTCGGGCAGCCTttcttgagaaagaaaacacagccctgaggaCGGAGGTGGCGGAGCTGCGCAAGGAAGTGGGACGATGCAAGAACATTGTTTCTAAATACGAGACCAGATACGGACCCTTGTAAGCACACCCTTTTCCTTGTTAGGGATCTTTGTTTTAGCCTCTTAGACTTCTCTGCCTTCTGTAGAGACTCCCAGAAATAAAGTTTATGGAGGCTTTGCCATTTTGCATCTACactagaaaaaaaccaacaaaacacaaaccctGTTTCTGTTGGCACAACTTGTTCAGGCCCTTTCCTGATCAATCTGTTGTCCAAAATCTTAGTGTCCATATTTACAACCTTGTTTTCAACACCAATAGAACATTTTCGGATTTTATACAAATGAACAGATTCACCTGTCTGGAGGAATAAATGTGGATCCCTCTAGACTGGACAGAGCTTTTGCTATCTGTTCTAACCTTCATTTTTAAGTGGAGAAAGAGCCTAGGAGATCCTCTCTCTCGCTCTCTCGCTCTCTCGCTCtctcgctctctctctctctctctctttctctctctctctttttttaaatttaattttcaaattcttgctcttttctcctctccattCCACCTCCCTCTTCCAGTAAAAGTGTAAAACATGATTTTAGGATATAAGTAGATGTTGCTGGGCAGCATCATGAAATTGTTTCCTCTCCCATTCAGAGGCACTAGAAAGTATCTGTTGTATAGAACTCTGTTCCTTTTGAAGAGGAATAGGGGAAACTTTAGGACAGGAagacaggaaaatattaaatcttttggaaaaacaaaagtattGCAAGGTTCATCTATTAATGTTACGCAGAATGGAGTCAGTGCAGTTTTGATTACAATCCTGTCTAAATGTCTTGATAAGTTCTAATCCTGGATAACTTGCAGAAACCAAGGAGAGAGAACAGTAGTGAATCACTCGCTTTACATATGTGGACAAAATAATTTGATGTGGGTTCTAGACTGTGTTGCTACCACCAcgcctcctttttttttctgtagaggGTCCTCCCTCTTGAACTGCTGATAAAGCAGCATGTTGCACTTAACTGAGAAGTAAGGGAGATTCAGAAAAAGAGGTCTGGCTCATTAGGCTGAACCTTGAGTCCTAGCTGTTAAAAAATGGCCAGCACCTTATGCTTTGTAAGAAGgggcttttaaaaagaagtaaacAAGCCACTGCTATTTTACTGCACCTTAGCTGTTGTGCAAGAGATTGAGAAAGAGTTTTGGTCCTTTGTCTCGTGAGCACACCATGGGATAAGATACACCCACTATAAACACAAACAGTTTACCTCACTGTCTCCTGTGCAGCAGTATATCTGGTCTCTCCATACTTGCTGGTTCTATCTCCAGCATGTTTCCTGATAGAAAATTAGCACACAAGACTTGCCCTCTTGGAAGTAATCCATTCTCAGCACCAAGCACTGCTTCAACAATATATggtgttaaaagaaaaaatacgCTGTGTGTGATGTTGAGACCTTCTACATGACCTACAACTGCAAGAACTAGAAGCTTTACCAGAAGTATATGTCTAGAAGTCCTCTTAACAAAAGAAGTTGTCTTAAGATAGTGGCTGTGTCAGAACTCTTAAGGCTATACTTCCTGGGACAATATTTATATTAAGGAGTAAATGTGGGATGATGATGTTGAGGGTAGTTGCAGTTCCTCTAttgaaatctgaaaatatattttaaaagcattaggGTTTATTTTATATGCTAAAGACTAGCttgtattttaaacataaaGTGGAAATTATGAGTTTAGAGCAATTTTGTGTTGACTTGTTAAGGAAGTGGAGAAGCAGGCTAATCCACAACACTTAATGTATGCTTCCAACTATCCCCCTCCCCCTCTGTTATGCTCTTAATTTTACTAGAGTGGCTCTTTATGTGGTGTTGGTCTAATTTCTTTCAAACTTACTAAAAATTGTCACCCTTTCagcaggggttttttctttcacagggTGGTTTGTGGTGGTGATGGTGGGAAGTATGTTATAAATAAATTGTCACACTTAACACTTTGCTTTGTTTAAAGTGACTTATCTGATTCCGAGTGATGCAACtttaaagacttttaaaaacaaagaaactaaAAAGCACACATGAATCGCCAGTCTTCAGAGTGAGCAGTGAAATCTATGAGGTGTCCCAACACAAACAACTGATGATGACCCTGCCTGCCTCCTTGCCTGCAAGTACCCCATCTTGACTACCCAGGGCTGGGCATGATGAAAAGTGCAAAGTCTCCTTAATTCTGTATATGGCTTTCTTATCTGTCTTTCTCACTGTAACTATGAACTACAATAAGCTTACCTACCGGGGTTTTGTCAAGACACTCAAAGTTCATGTCTCAAAAGTCTGTTAACAGCCTGTGTGAATAGTGACTCTTCATTTTGGCACTCAAgtggaagaagagagggagTTTTAAATGAAAGTGTCTGTATATGTAAAGAACTGCTATATTTTAAGACTCTTTTCCCTGCAGTataatgaattttatttaacaCTGCGACTCACTTCTGTGCAGTGTAGCGTATTGTGGAGTACTGCGAGTGCAGAACTAAAGACACCAGGAAGACGGCGGCCTGTAATGTGTGAGACTTCAGTGCAGAAGATGACAGCAGATGTTCTGAAATAATCCAGAAAGCACCACAGTGTGCCATACAGACAGTAATAAACCTCTATCAAATGACCCATACAATAGTAAACCAAGTCGGTTGCTTTCCTGCTCCACAGCTACACTGCTGTAACctgccttttcctttatttcatttatgaGCCTCTCTTTTATGGTATCTTGCTGAAACAGGATCTATTCTTCTGCTAACAACTTAGCAATCATGGAAAAGGTGCTATTCTGAGCTGCTGATCTCCAAGTCTTTTGGCTGTCTGAAACTACCAAATGGGTATTAGCTCTAGGAAAGCAATGGCTATTAGTTGCCATACTAGCATTTTCTATCTCTTGACTGCAGGacagctgcagtgctgaagGTGAAACAGGCAATGATATCCCACAGTTACAACAGGCAGCTTAAGAGTAAGGACACTTGTGCCGGTGCGGGAGGGTAGATGAAAGCTTGGATGGATTGTGGA is part of the Cinclus cinclus chromosome 4, bCinCin1.1, whole genome shotgun sequence genome and encodes:
- the TEF gene encoding thyrotroph embryonic factor isoform X2 codes for the protein MSSCNTPGGPTALDFPEVLKSLLEYSLPWTNKMTDKEKEKIKLEEDEAAAASTMAVSASLMPPIWDKTIPYDGESFHLEYMDLDEFLLENGIPSSPTHLDLNQNPLLPVAELEGKESAGASTGSPASSSSTAVYQQSEAASSTESPPQNERNTPSPIDPDCVEVEVNFNPDPADLVLSSVPGGELFNPRKHKFTEEDLKPQPMIKKAKKVFVPDEQKDEKYWTRRKKNNVAAKRSRDARRLKENQITIRAAFLEKENTALRTEVAELRKEVGRCKNIVSKYETRYGPFDLSDSE